The Phyllopteryx taeniolatus isolate TA_2022b chromosome 19, UOR_Ptae_1.2, whole genome shotgun sequence genome includes the window TATCTTTGGTGCCTTGGAGCAGCGTAAaagaggattatttttttttttttacacaattgtatgtttgtgatcacaAGGCTACTCAGTGTTGAGTACGAGTAAGTGTGACAGACTGTGAATACTGCATTTGTCATAAGACCATGTGTACCGCATTCCGAGTCTGCTTTATGATATATCTTCACTTTTCtgccagggaaaaaaaaaaactcaacctgCTTTGTGTTGACAAACCATATGTCCACTCGCCATTCACATCCGTGGTCCTTTTGTGTAATGTTTAtggccattttctttttcttccaagAAGCagcgaaagtgtgtgtgtgtgtgggggggggggcaccacgCTGAGACCACCACCGGGAGGTTGGATAATTGTAAAAGGCCTCTCGGGTGAAAGTGACCTCACAAACTTTCCATTGTTAAAGCTTTTCCACTCCATGTCGCCCATCTGTTGTTGACGTGCACCTCATggacaaaaggcaaaaaaaagtctgcatgctTTTGTCTTCCCTCAGCAGGCGTGAACATATAACAGAATAATGTCAAAGTGGGGGCTTccaaactattttattttattttataaatcattaaaaacaaaataggattgtatttaacgtttttcatgttttaaattaatatattcttttatttttggtcGTGTCACGTCGTGTGCCCCGGAAGTACTTGTCACCGCCACATCCAAAGGTCAAAATGGCGGCTCACTGCATGTGAAGGAGACCAAGAAAGAAGCCGGCTTTTTTCACCAAAGAACATGTACAAAACGCAATGTAGTCGTCTAACAGGTAACGAATCTCAAATGCGGACTGCACGGATGCATGTTGCTCCTCGTTTTAAACTCGCGTACGGTTAAAATCAACGAGCGCGACGACGCCAGCTAGGTAGCTAAGCTAGGCGTGTACAGTTACCCAATGAAGGATGTTTTGCTCGTCTGTGACTTGACCTTTGTAATGAGGTCATCCGCTTCTTCACGGACTGGTATTTATGCGATATACGCTGATCTGTTACAGTGACAGTGTTTTGGtgcattttgtaattaataaataccaGCAAGCTAATGTTGGCTTATCTACGGTTCTTCAGCTAAGTGTGTCCGTATTATATTCAAAGGGAAATTCAACTCTCACTCTGCTGTTCATACTAGTACGCATACTAATATGCAGGCAGGCTtgcaaggagagatgtcagAATAAAAGCAAACACATTTGTGCCTCTTGAGCTGGGGGGTGGGTTCAGTGCCAGGAAGCAGACTAGTATCTCTTCCACAGCTAGTtgctattttacatttgattgcAATGGAGCTCAAACTGTGACCCCTCAGTTCCAAAGCCCATGTCCTAACACATGAGTTACTGCCGCCGAGAAGTGTTGTCAGTAGTGGGATAATTTATTCTACGTTGGCAGTGAATacgactgaaaaaaaatatattttcttttcattcattcattttgccagcggttagcacatctgcctgattcaaatccggcctcgcctgtgtggagttggcatgttctccctgtgcctgtgtgggttttctctgggtactccggtttcctcccacatccgaaaaacatacatggtaggttaaatgaaggctctaaattgcccataggtgggaatgtgactgggaatgcttgtttgtttatatgtttgggtgtaccccggctcttgcccagagtcagccaggataggctccagcacgtctgtgacactagtgaggataagcggcatagaaaatggatggatggaaaaataaaaaaaatttcacacccacaataaaaaaaaaaaccttccctTTGTTTAAAGagctaattatattttattgacattgttcagaacaattttcaaaaaaaaaattttttatcttgttttttcCCTTCTGGGATTTTCTTTAGTTCTCGTGATGCCATTCCCCCccataaatgtattttcattaacttgcatcaaccTCTACAGATGTATAATGTAAATACATTGGTTTTCTTTATggataatgtaaaaataagtttttccttttggaaataaaattcctttttgtcacaaaaaaatatgtaaatgaaatcataaataaataaaccctttaaatgttcaaaaagtCGTCAAACTGCATGGATCGAAGAGCAACACTGCGCCCCCTCCAGCTCTCAACTGGTTTTCTCTCGTGTGTTGCACAGGTGAGGCAAGAGGACCTTGCAAAATGTGTGCGACTTagaagcacatacctcgggtcaaaacTGTCCAACGTGGATAGCGCACTGCGTTTGCAGCGTATAGATGGGTGCCATGTCATCGCAGTTGACTGACTGTCTTCCACCGCACTCTTGTCATATGGAAAATAATGAGAAAATGGTTCTGcttatcttgtttgtttttagccacATTTcagtcactttaaaaaaaaatagtcgtTACAGCGGTCGGAAAAGTTTAGCAACCAAATTGCTAATTTGGCAACACTGGGCTTTTGGAAGCTAGCTTCTCTCTGTTTGCAGCCTTGTTAATGTAAGCAGGGCAGTGTGGAGATGTACTACAAAAGCCGCAGAAGAATCACCCTTACAAACAAAGTCTAAACTTTATCGATTAAATCTGTCAGCCCTAGTATCAGGACTACATATTGTCCTGGTTTGTGTGTTGTAGGTTTGTTCGGTGTGAGCATTAAGCAGAAACTGGTGGGATGTGGTCCCCGATGCAAGCAGATGGCCCGTGGCCTCCTTCTGCTACAAGGGAGAGATCCGACACACTGGATGTCCTATCAGCACCTCAACTTCCTCAAACGCCAGGTAACTCTTTCCCGAGGCTCGCCATCTCTGGACTACTTTGTCACCTtatatatgtaatttattttacgTTTTATACAATATGTGTATTTGTTAATCTAACATTTTCTTAAACAAGGCTTAGTAgctctttttatatatatttttaaaaagtgcacgTTCAGTGTCAACGCAGCACTAATAATCGCCTCCATGGCAGcgaatacaaccccaatttcaatgaagttgggacgttgtcttaaacataaataaaaacagaatacaatgatttgaaaatcatgtttgacctattattaattgaatacactacaaagacaatatatttaatgttcaaactgataaactttgttttgagcaaataatcattaacttagaattttatggctgcaacatgttccaaaaaagctgggacaggtggcacaaaagactgagaaagttgaggattgctcatcaaacacctgtttggaagatcccacaggtgaacaggctaattgggaacaggtgggtgccatgattgggtataaaaggagcctccctgaattgctcagtcattcacaagcaaagatggggcgaggttcacctctttgtaaacaagtgcgtgagaaaatagtcgaacactttaaggacaatgttcctcaacgtacaattgcaaggaatttcgggatttcatcatctacggtccataatatcatcaaaaggttcagagaatctggagaaatcactgcatgtaagtggcaaggtcgaaaaccaacattgaatgctcgtgaccttcgatccctcaggcggcactgcatcaaaaaccgacatcgatgtgtaaaggatatcaccacatgggcccaggaacacttcagaaaaccaatgtcagtaaatacagttcggcgctacatctgtaagtgcaacttgaaactctactatgcaaagcaaaagccatttatcaacaacacccagaaacgccgccggcttctctgggcccgagctcatctaagatggactgatgcaaagtgttctgtggtccgagaagtccacatttcaaattgtttttggaaattgtggacgtcgtgtcctccgggccaaagaagaaaagaaccatccggactgttatgaatgcaaagtttaaaagccagcatctgtgatgctatggggctgtgttagtgccaatggttacatctgtgaaggcaccattaatgctgaaaggtacgtacaggttttggagaaacgtaagctgccatccaagcaacgtctttttcatggacaccctgcttatttcagcaagacaatgccaaaccaaattctggatgtgttacaacagcgtggctttgtagtaaaagagtgcaggtactagactggcctgcctgcagtccagacctgtctcccattgaaaatgtgtggcgcattatgaagcgtaaaatacagcaacggagaccccggactgttgaacagctgaagctgtacatcaagcaagaatgggaaagaattccacctacaaagcttcaacaattagtgtcctcagttcccaaaggtttattgaatgttgttaaaagaaaaggtgatgtgacacagtggtaaacatgaccctgtcctagcttttttggaacatgttgcagccataaaattctaacttcatgattatttgctaaaaacaatcaagtttatctgtttgaacattaaatatcttgtctttgtagtgtattcaattaaatataggttgaacatgatttgaaaatcattctttttttatttttgttaaatacaatgtcccaactttattggaattggggttgtacattcggtacggaaagtattcagacgcccgtaaattgttcactctttgttatattgcagccatttgctaaaaccatttaAGGTCAATTTTTCCCTCaacaatatacacacagcactccatattggcagaaaaaaacagaattgttgaaactgccgatttatttaaaaaaaatgagaaactgaaatatcacacagcagtattcagaccctttgctcagtatttagtagaagcacccttttgagctaatacagccatgaatctttgggaatgatgaaagaagtttttcacacctggatttggggagtctctgccattcctcattgcagatcctctccagttctgtcaggttggatggtgaacgttggtggacagccattttcccACTGTACTTGTCACATAGTGCTGGCAGGAACTGCATTATAGCGGAGGGTAACTAACTTTCCAGAGGgaaatagcaggcaaattaggAAATGTCTGGAGATAAAATAGTACACAGTAACTAACTAATGACTAATAATACACAGGATCAGAACCGGAAACCAtaaatgaattagtacgtctttgccatgtcacaTGAGAAAAGGGGCCTGTAagtttaaaaatgcataaatataatatttatcTTATAACTCCCCTAcagtggggaaatttgcatcgtttcagcagcaatattggaaacaggaaatacaaaaatagcatgcaagagaagacattgtGCTGCAACTCATCTGCTATTACatggttgatgcaataaatacattaaaatgacaaatattgaagccacaATTAACGATTAGAATTAAAGAggaatgattatgttgtgcaattgaacagtatacacagttatttttatcctattgcATAATACACTGCAATCACTAATGTTCTCATTTAAAaattcagagattttttttctttcaggaaTTTAATTTCTCGAGGCTGGccgctctgcagtcatagccataactGCAATTTTACTAATCTTTGGCATAGTCATTTCTTTCTGTGTcatggttttcggccttgtttTGCTCACTTTTGGGATTCGGTTTCAGCCAAGAgttttcatttcagtgcataactgttatcttttattttttcaattattatttgttttctttacagcgctttgttacagctgtggcTGTTGTGAAAGTACTATATAAAGTTAAGAAGTTTAAGACATTcttcttattttgttgttttatgtattgctgttttaattgatttagcttatgtatttttatatacatttatatgctATAAAGTAGGCtatattttcacaataattGCTTTTTCTTCCGCTTTCCTGTCAGTATGTGTCAAAGAATCTGGGTGAGCTTCACCAGCACGCCGTTCCCAAGCAGGCGGCAGTGCTCGCCGACGTGGACGAGAGCGACGGCGATGAGAGGCAGGTCCAAAGAATACCGACCGTCGATCCTGTGGCGGAGGAAGTATCCACCTCGGTAGTGGTGCAGGAAACACCCAACACTGTGACTGTGTTGGACGAGACGCCGCATGTACAGGTGGAGACGGACGAGGCCCGCGAGGCGCGTCTGGACCGACAGTGGAAGCAGCTGAAGGTGGAAGCGGCCGACCTACCCGACGTCTACGCCCGACTCGCCAAAATCAAACTCACGGGTAAGCGAGCACAAACGTCTGAACGCTTCAAAATGTTCGTGTGCAACATCAACTTCCTGTCCATTTCAGCGCTCGTGGTCACGACGGCGGCGGCCGGTTATGCTATGGCGCCGGTGCCCTTTGATCCTGCCATCTTCTTGGGGGCGTGTCTGGGTACGGGACTCGCCTCCAGTGCCGCCAATTCCATTAACCAGGTGAGCTTGTATTAATGCAACAAGCCTATGGTTTTCATATCGTAGAGATAAGGTTGGGCGATATGGCTTTAAGAtgaaaattttttgtttttttcacaaattttttttttttttttttttttttttaaccctcgcttatagaaaaagcaaatgacaatcaataagttttgctttttgtattTCTGCTCTCTGGGATTTTGATTTCTCCTGATGCCGAATAAGCTGTAAGTTTTTTCCCCcgcattaacttgcatcaactttAACAGAAtagatttaaatattttttctttacaaataaCAGAAAATAGGTGCTTCGTCTTACAAAATctcccttttgtcaaaacacaaACAGCGGAAATGGGTTTTGAACTACGAAAGccgctaaaaacaaaacaaacaaaaaaaattatcgtcCTGACCAATAAACTTGAATTCATTGATGAAATTGATTCATCGCTCAGCCCTACGTAAAGAGCGATTGGCCTCTTGATGTGTTTCACCCTaaggaaataatacaaattgaaaTCAAAGAGCTGCAATGAGTTGTGTTGAATGCATAGATCACAGATTAGCATTAAAAAGCATTAGGTTCTTATAAGCGGCACATGCAGTACTTGATTGATTGGGggatgtatttgtgttttggtgTCTTGTCCATGTGTCCATTCACACTGTGTAGTGTATATCTACTTcagcctccatgagtgaaaatgtcttttgtgttgTCTTTATAGATCCCCCCGCCCCACCCAATTGTCATTTGAAAGATTAATTGCTCTGTTTGGCAATTTGCTGTGCCtttcttttgatcattttatgattataataaaaaaatatatatattttattgcctTGCTCACGCTAGCCACCTAGCCTACCTTATTTGCATTGCTTGACGCACAGAACCAATGATAGTTACACAATGCGTGAAGCACAGCACAGATCTTTCCGCTCATCTATGACAAGTGCTCCCTAACACTATCTTTAGCAGTTTCCCTTTTTTAGGAGCATTTCTAACTTTTTAGCTCTTTGTTGACTTGTTAGCAAAAGTTCCGCGCGCCGACATCGCACCTACTTCCTGTTAATCGATAAACAACCCGGCTGCTGCCCGCATCGATGATTTGCACAGGCTGAATTTCCACCAAGCGACATGTGGGGACAGCTATTTTGATGTGATTATGCTTGCATTATATTAACTGTTCGTTGTCTTTATTAAAGTGACGCTACAGTTCAATAAATAACTTACATTCTATAGAtattttttgataaaaaaaaatatatattttcagacttttttttcttctatttttaaCCACATCAATCACAAATCTCAGGCAAATgctattagatttgtgattggatggtTCAGGGTGTGGACtcgaaatttcacctgcacgtGCATCATAACCTGAAATAAGTGAAAAGACACACGACAGGGCTAAAAACAAACTAGCTGTGGGATTCAAACATACAAGACGGCAGCACGGAGTAAACGTGGTTGTGTCAGCTATAATGTGTTAATTTGCACTTCTGATCAGTGACGTCATTGAAAAGAGagtttttgaatgaatgaatgaatagatgAACCATACTTTTCTATTCTTCCGGAAGCTGGCTCAAAGCCGTTGTGTCTCAATATTTGCGAGTTTATGGCTTCAGTAAAGCAGGAATGTTAAAGCAGCACTTCCAAATGAAATGCTAATCCTCAGACCATCCACTGAACCCTGTGGCAATTACTCACAAGATAACCAAACTGAGCGCCCAGAACAGCAGAGGCAAAATGACTGACAACTCGACAAAGAGCAAAGGAATGTTCCCTCCGGATAGCATGGTTTTGGCGATTTAGCATATTTTTGGGCAAAATTGTTCTTGGTTTCAGATTTTTCGAATGCAATTTTGTTCTTTACAAAGATCAAAGGAAAGTCTCATAGTATTGACCACGAAGCTCCCGCCAGCTGCTGCTGTGTTGACGCCGTACCatgattttaaatgtgtttgtgtaatGAGTGACCTCAACCCCGCATTGCTGAGTCGTGGCTCTGAGCCTCTAATTATTCGCTGGTTTTGACACAGCAGTCCAACAACTACAcccaccttttgttttgttttggttttttacaATGGTCATTCTGGCCTTGAACTTAAGACTATTTCCCATATGAGGATGTGTTAATACAAGGCTTACTTTTTGTCTGTGAATCCTTAAAAGTCAAATCtttgcagcaataaaaaaaagtagaatttaAAAATAGTAAAGTTTGAGTTTCCTAAATTAATGCCTTTACATTGTCTTACAGGTCTGATATTTTGGCTAATTAGACCTCCAAAGAGTGACTAACGTGGACTTAGTATAAACGTgtcaattttgtttaaaaaaaacagctctctttgccccggaggacacgacgtcgacaatttccgaaaacaatttcaaatgtggactcgtcggaccacagaacacttttccactttgcatcagttcatcttagatgagctcgggcccagagaagccggcggcgtttctgggtgttgttgataaatggcttttgctttccatagtagagtttcaagttgcacttatggatgtagcgcagaactgtatttactgacattggttttctgaagtgtttctgaagtgttcctgagcctatgtggtgatatcctttacacattgatgtcggtttttgatgcagtgccgcctgagggatcgaaggtcacgggcattcaatgctggttttcggcctttacacttcataatgcgccacacattttacatgcagtgatttctccagattctctgaaccttttgatgatattatggaccatagatgatgaaatccctaaattccttgcgattgtacgttgaggaacattgtccttaaactgtttgactattttctcacgcatttgttcacaaagaggtgaacctcgccccatctttgcttgtgaatgactgagcaattcagcgaagctccttttattcccaatcatggcacccacctgttcccaattagcctgttcacctgtgggatgttccaaacagaaaCTTTAGAAACGATTTCACACAGTCAGTCACTCATTGAGacaatatactttttttccccccacaattgaaaatagttcccaggtgtcttaataaaggCTATAGAAGATTCTTCCATCCAAACACAgcacacaaaggataaagagtGACAGAAAACCTCTTATCACACTCTGTTTCAGAACGGTTTTGTTGTTACCAGTGGCACCGCGAAGGCATTGTGACAATGGGATGAGCTACTCAGTGTTGTAACTCAGAGAGAATTTGTTGCAATATTTAGCAACTTTTCCAACTTCtcttggctgtttttttttttccaaagaagcAACTAGAAACAAATCAAGCTACTTTTTGTGGCATTACTGGAGACCTGTAGAAACTGTGAGACTCCCTCCAGTGCAGGAAATATTCACCCCTCTGCATCCAGACTACTTGCCACCACTGGCAGATTTAATtgtaaccccccccaaaaaagtgaaaGCCCGTAaaggcacccacctgttcccaattagcctgttcacctgtgggatgttccaaacaggtgtttgataagcattcctcaacttttgcAGTCtgttttgccacctgtcccagcttttttgtaacgtgttgcagtcataaaaaggtggcacggtggccgactggttagagcgtcagcctcacagttctgaggacccgggttcaatctccagccccgcctgtgtggagtttgcatgttctccccgtgcctgcgtgggttttctccgggcactccggtttcctcccacatcccaaaaacatgcatgaattggagactctaaattgcccgtaggtgtgaatgtgagtgcgaatggttgtttgtttgtatgtgccctgcgattggctggcaaccagtttacggtgtaccccgcctcctgcccgatgatagctgggataggctccagcacgcccgcgaccccagtgaggggaagcggctcagaaaatggatggatggatggatggatgcagtcataaaattttaagtgaatgattatttgctaaaaacaataaagtttatcagtttgaacattaaatgtcttgtatttgtattgtattcaattaaatataggttgaacatgatttgcaaatcaatgtattctgtttctatttgtttaacacaacgtcccaacttcattggaattggggttgtagataagctcgagaaactCGAATGACCTGATATCAGGCCTCGGCCGAAAGATATCTGGAACTCAAGAAGgcatggatgattttaattgtttcacctttactgaggcaccatagagcccatataacatcccaaatacacgaaagtttggtaaaatatggaaCCTTCAATCCTTATTGCCACCGTTTAaaataatcaatacaaaatgtgtaaagtaaaaaaatattttagcaaaATTGGTACTTAAGGTAAGGTTTGTAGAATGAAGATCAGATGGGTTATGtactgttactttttttttccaggtgcagtaatttataaaaaaaaaactatatatatatatataaacaagaaACATTCCAAAATTCCTAAATATTTCCCCTGAAATATGTACAattggacatttaaaaaaaaatatatatatcatttaatTAACGCTGACTTTTTAAATTTGGAAAGTGAGGGAAAGGcgttaaaattattattttgcatggCTTTCTTTCCTAAGGACCAGTGTTATACGTAGCTATCAAGTGGCGTGGCCACAGAGCTTTTCTGTTCTTGAGTGGAAAGAATCTCTCATCTCTGGTGTGTAGGTCCCACACCGCGCGTTTGGCCGCTACTGGTGTGGAGGCCGTCGTCATCTTGCAGTCTGGCCACTACGTGAACAAATTGGATAATTGAGTTAGACCAGAGTTTCTCGCCGGTGTATAATAGACCCCCGGGGAGAAATGTGAGGGCACCCCCGCCGCGTAATTCCACACCAAGTTGGCTTCGCCGTGTTTGCTTTGGTGCGCGTTGGAGCGGGTTCGTCttgtatcatttttgttttcctgttttcttttgtctgcGCGTCGTCTCCCGCCACGAGGCTGGCACGCACGAGCGAGCCCCCGCAAGACCCCCCCCCCTGCCTGGCTACTCTAAACTGCGTCCTGTTCAGGCATGCA containing:
- the LOC133469195 gene encoding protoheme IX farnesyltransferase, mitochondrial isoform X2 produces the protein MYKTQCSRLTGLFGVSIKQKLVGCGPRCKQMARGLLLLQGRDPTHWMSYQHLNFLKRQYVSKNLGELHQHAVPKQAAVLADVDESDGDERQVQRIPTVDPVAEEVSTSVVVQETPNTVTVLDETPHVQVETDEAREARLDRQWKQLKVEAADLPDVYARLAKIKLTALVVTTAAAGYAMAPVPFDPAIFLGACLGTGLASSAANSINQYFEVPFDSNMNRTKNRPLVRGQIRCSAVRRLPVQLAVPALQCPQLEPERGLLARRLPHDVGHAPGNVSARGPAAQRGTGWPCNSRARAGCHHVDLPPCFAAHQRIHYPAGLPILPEGRPHQRPQAFLLQPVAPSHAVAACAHLQEASRRRR